In Bacteroidales bacterium, the genomic stretch GTTGTTTATTAATTCTTAAACTATTATAATCAAAAGGCGAAGCGTAAAAGTTTCGCCTTTTTTGGCTTGTCGCCGCATTGTAAGTTGTTGGCAATTAGGTGGTTACGCGTTGCCGGCCTACTTGGTATGTCTGCCACTCGTGTAAACCAGTGATAATCAGACAGTTATGAGAAGTCGCCGCCTTGCTTGTCTCGCTATGTAAATCGCTGATAATCAATTAGTTGTAAAATAACGATTGTTTCTTGTAGACACGCCCGCGTAAATTATTGATAGCCAGGCAGTTACAGGGCGGGGGTCTTATGTGTATGTGCTCGCATAAGTCATTGATAATCAGACTGTTATGGTTTTTATAATCTTTACATGTTGTGTAAAAAATAAAATTTATATATTTTTTTCTTAAAATTTTTGCATCTTTTTATTACTTTTGTGGAATATTTAAGGGCCACAAAACAAAAAGTACAAAGTATATTTTATATTTTGCTGAAAATCAAGTAGTTACATTTTGCCGATTTAAAACAAAAAGTACAAAATGACTGAAAATGGATAGCGAATGACTGAAGAATGGATAAAAATGGCTGTAAATAGTTTATTTTTGGCTTAAAATGACTGCTGGACGGCAGAACAAAAGAAAATAGTACATTTATATAGGAAAGGGCTGGAAAGGCTGTAAAACTCGCTTAAATGCTTTATTTTAGGCGGGTTTTTGTGTTTTGTGGGTGAGGTGAAAATTAAAGGCAAGTTAAAGGCAAATTAAAAGCGATTTTTTACGAGTTACTGCCGAGTTAGTGCCGAGTTAGTGCCAAATTAGTGCCAAAAATACTCAGATACACATACCACTGAGGTTTAAAAAAACACTTAAAACATGGCTTTTTTAAAGATACGCCACCCTTTAATACCATATTTTGACACTTAAAAAGTATAATAAAAAAGCTGTAAGCGTTGATAATCAACGAGTTATGCAAAATAGTAGTGTTTTTTATGTGAAAAATGCGTTATTCTAAGCGAATTACACCTACAACTATGCTTAAGCTGCGAATATCACTTGTTGGGAAATCAAATGGTTGATATTTCTCTCTGTTATCACTCTCAAGTATAATGTATTCAGGATATTTTTCGTGCTTCCTTACCCTTTTTACTAAAATTCCCTGAGAACTATCTATGACATAAATTTTACCCCATTGAAAAAATAGTCGGTCCTTAATAAATCTACAAGCCAAGATGTCGCCGTTAGAATACTTAGGATACATTGAGCTGCCGGACACTCGAATTAAAAACTCTACACCTTTATTTATGAACTCAGGAACAATATATCTTACAAAATCCTCCTCGGCAGCACCCTCGTTATCCATATTTGAAAAGCCTGCGACAGCATCGTAAGTAATAAGAGGAATGCCTTTAATAATGTCTTGTG encodes the following:
- a CDS encoding helix-turn-helix transcriptional regulator; translated protein: MQEKNRDFSFLKQNILKYLDFKGISKYEFYQKTGVSNGVLSQTSGLSEDGILKFISYYTDVNPEWLLTGKGEMIKSDRPALIETQDIIKGIPLITYDAVAGFSNMDNEGAAEEDFVRYIVPEFINKGVEFLIRVSGSSMYPKYSNGDILACRFIKDRLFFQWGKIYVIDSSQGILVKRVRKHEKYPEYIILESDNREKYQPFDFPTSDIRSLSIVVGVIRLE